The following proteins are co-located in the Silene latifolia isolate original U9 population chromosome 1, ASM4854445v1, whole genome shotgun sequence genome:
- the LOC141602274 gene encoding transcription termination factor MTERF15, mitochondrial, giving the protein MLVAYSIISRTRLRKLNSLVKQVAVVSKLPGFKSFTTTQHPQSLGFSNSIENTHYRKKILLANLFQRYGIPSSMLYDFIAENKFLMNSDVSELEQSLGILLLSFKLPHKSITSLVCDCPSALDLKFLKKWEAGSLKSGLFASFPGVVKSVLEFSRRFQIDPERFSVCVKVLRGLGFSDRTINRVLEEFPGVVMMNERGLKEKIEFWSLQEIEREDIDKIYYLFPIVLEYGIDNRLKPLLNELMNLGFGRRLVREAIIREPRILCFEVGEVRWYLEVLRKLRCRDSIKEKIFENGEFKAAFAVKLRIDCLCKYGLIRRDALNILKREPRAIIYDIEDIKTKVQFLLEKMKFSVDSLIDVPEYLGVNFDKQIVPRYNVIEYLRSRDGLGFEMGLRDIIKPTRLKFYNLYVKPYPECEKLYGRFSEYIDTKSRHPIGLWKCFKPPKHPESKDDVKNMRSFTESLT; this is encoded by the coding sequence ATGTTAGTGGCTTATAGTATAATATCAAGGACCCGGCTTCGAAAGCTCAATTCTCTTGTGAAGCAAGTTGCTGTTGTTTCAAAACTACCCGGCTTTAAATCATTTACGACCACCCAACATCCGCAAAGTTTGGGTTTTTCAAACTCTATTGAGAACACCCATTACAGGAAAAAGATTTTACTTGCTAATCTCTTCCAAAGGTATGGGATTCCGTCTTCCATGCTTTATGATTTTATAGCCGAGAACAAATTTTTAATGAACTCCGATGTTTCAGAACTTGAACAATCTTTGGGAATATTGTTGTTATCATTTAAGTTGCCGCATAAGTCAATTACTTCATTAGTATGTGATTGCCCAAGTGCTCTAGacttgaaatttttgaagaaaTGGGAAGCCGGTAGTTTGAAATCGGGATTATTTGCTAGTTTTCCTGGTGTTGTCAAGAGTGTTCTTGAGTTTTCTAGAAGGTTCCAGATTGACCCAGAAAGGTTTTCTGTTTGTGTTAAGGTTTTGAGAGGTTTAGGGTTTAGTGACAGGACCATAAATAGGGTTTTGGAGGAGTTTCCTGGGGTAGTGATGATGAATGAGCGCGGACTTAAGgaaaaaattgaattttggaGCCTGCAAGAAATAGAAAGAGAAGATATTGATaagatttattatttatttccaaTAGTTTTAGAGTATGGAATAGATAATAGGTTGAAGCCTTTGTTGAATGAGTTAATGAACTTAGGCTTTGGGAGGCGCTTGGTGAGGGAGGCGATCATTAGAGAACCGAGAATACTTTGTTTCGAAGTTGGGGAGGTCCGGTGGTATTTGGAGGTTCTCCGAAAGTTGAGATGTCGAGATTCAATCAAAGAGAAAATATTTGAGAATGGTGAGTTTAAGGCTGCTTTTGCTGTAAAACTGAGAATTGACTGCTTATGTAAGTATGGGTTGATTCGAAGAGATGCTTTGAACATATTGAAACGAGAACCAAGGGCAATAATATATGACATTGAGGACATTAAAACAAAGGTGCAGTTCTTATTGGAGAAGATGAAATTTAGCGTGGATAGTTTGATAGATGTTCCTGAATATCTGGGAGTCAATTTTGATAAACAGATTGTTCCTAGATACAATGTGATAGAGTATTTGAGATCAAGAGATGGACTTGGTTTTGAAATGGGATTGAGGGATATTATAAAACCAACAAGGCTCAAATTCTACAACCTATATGTTAAGCCATATCCCGAATGCGAAAAGTTGTATGGGAGGTTTTCCGAATATATCGACACCAAGAGTCGTCATCCCATTGGTCTATGGAAATGCTTCAAACCTCCAAAACACCCAGAATCTAAGGATGATGTGAAGAATATGAGGTCATTTACAGAATCATTAACTTGA
- the LOC141602282 gene encoding transcription factor GTE10-like isoform X2 → MIGRKEVKNLTERSLGVGMMGKSRKFGMGNPGKLMPNFCHAIETVAESEGFGSSGRVDTEMTLSEDSCSPKRKCISLNGDSRDRFGVPVQVLSLSKMSRIERRELEVRLKKELEEVRVLQKRVMSLVMSSVVVSPASDIRSCSDGQRRPPLENTPRVPERVPHGKKRLSPGRNGPRLNKGYPGSIEPPRQAVQTNSFSPYLLKQCSDLLNQMYNHKLGWVFKEPVDVIKLNIPDYFTVIKHPMDFSTIKAKLSGGEYASPVGFAADVRLTFSNAMTYNPPKNDVHIMAQAMSKYFEQRWKTIEKKMEVNKGLPQLNPRVDVPPMQNKAAIDHTPPSKKKKVAPASYVGKVEPGKLEPVKRTMTNEEKHKLSMELEALLADLPERIIDFLKENSSGAGEAGEDEIEIDIDALSDDVLFKLRKLLDDFLMEKKQQQQQQQQQQQQIRAEPCEMELRDESGFSNSSIQPDKGNDAVDEDIDIGGNDHPVSSFPPVEIEKDTAQKDDRGNHRSPSSSGSGSSSSDSDSSSSESEGEKALPPRDKLQGPLDSKPNVDQHCNVPQELARDHSGNSLGQVEKTSHTKPPSVEVELNKEGGESAASERQVSPDKLYRAALLRSRFADTILKAQEKTLDKGEKRDPERLRLEREELERRQREEKARLQAEAKAAEDARRKAEAEAAAEAKRKRELEREAARLALQKMEKTVDINENCQFMEDLKLLSSDPADELSSLIGNASPVDSPDGGLGSFRFRGNSNPLEQLGLYRKDDDEDEEEVEAPHSGPIHAPNDVEEGEID, encoded by the exons ATGATTGGGCGGAAAGAAGTGAAGAATTTGACGGAGAGGAGTTTGGGCGTTGGGATGATGGGGAAATCTAGGAAGTTTGGGATGGGGAATCCTGGGAAATTGATGCCGAATTTTTGTCATGCGATTGAAACGGTGGCGGAGTCCGAAGGGTTTGGGAGTTCGGGGAGAGTGGATACGGAGATGACGCTTTCGGAGGATTCTTGTTCTCCTAAGAGGAAATGTATTAGTTTGAATGGGGATAGTCGGGATCGGTTTGGGGTTCCGGTTCAAGTGTTGTCGCTTTCAAAGATGTCGAGGATTGAGAGGAGAGAGTTGGAGGTTAGGCTAAAGAAGGAGCTTGAAGAAGTCCGGGTTTTGCAGAAGAGAGTTATGTCGCTTGTTATGAGTTCTGTTGTGGTGTCGCCTGCTAGTGATATTCGAAGCTGTAGTGATGGACAGAGGAGGCCCCCGTTAGAGAATACTCCCAGGGTGCCTGAGCGGGTTCCGCACGGGAAAAAGCGGCTTTCTCCTGGACGTAATGGGCCtcgtttgaataaggggtacccaGGGTCGATAGAGCCTCCGAGGCAAGCTGTTCAGACAAACTCCTTTAGTCCGTACTTGTTGAAGCAATGTTCTGATCTTTTGAATCAAATGTACAACCATAAGCTTGGTTGGGTCTTCAAAGAGCCTGTTGATGTTATCAAGTTAAACATTCCTGATTACTTCACTGTAATTAAGCATCCTATGGATTTTTCCACCATCAAGGCCAAGCTATCAGGTGGTGAATATGCGAGCCCAGTAGGTTTTGCTGCCGATGTTAGACTTACGTTCTCCAATGCGATGACTTACAACCCACCGAAAAACGATGTTCATATCATGGCTCAAGCAATGAGTAAATATTTTGAGCAAAGATGGAAAACAATTGAGAAAAAAATGGAGGTGAATAAAGGTTTACCGCAGTTGAATCCTAGGGTGGATGTCCCACCGATGCagaataaagcggcgatagatcACACCCCACCttcaaagaaaaaaaaggttGCACCTGCTAGCTATGTGGGGAAGGTTGAGCCTGGGAAGTTGGAGCCTGTAAAGAGGACTATGACTAACGAGGAGAAGCATAAATTGAGTATGGAATTAGAAGCGTTACTCGCTGATTTGCCCGAAAGGATAATTGATTTCTTGAAGGAAAATAGTTCTGGTGCTGGTGAAGCTGGCGAGGATGAGATTGAGATTGATATTGACGCCCTAAGTGATGATGTTCTCTTCAAGCTGAGGAAGCTGTTAGATGATTTCCTAATGGAGAaaaagcagcagcagcagcagcagcagcagcagcagcagcagattAGAGCAGAGCCATGTGAAATGGAG CTGCGGGATGAGTCGGGGTTTAGCAATTCGTCCATACAACCTGACAAAG GCAATGACGCAGTTGATGAGGATATTGACATAGGGGGTAACGACCATCCTGTTTCAAGCTTTCCCCCTGTAGAAATAGAGAAGGACACGGCCCAGAAAGATGATAGAGGAAATCATCGTAGCCCCTCCAGCAGTGGCTCCGGCTCATCGTCAAGTG aTTCGGATAGTTCAAGTAGTGAATCAGAAGGTGAAAAAGCTTTGCCACCGCGTGACAAGTTGCAG GGACCATTGGATTCTAAACCAAATGTGGACCAGCACTGTAATGTACCACAGGAGCTTGCCAGGGACC ATTCCGGGAACAGCTTAGGTCAAGTGGAAAAGACATCTCATACCAAGCCTCCATCAGTCGAGGTGGAGCTTAATAAAGAGG GAGGGGAGAGTGCTGCTTCTGAGAGGCAAGTCTCCCCAGACAAGCTGTACCGTGCTGCTTTGTTGAGAAGCCGATTTGCCGACACAATTCTTAAAGCGCAAGAAAAGACTCTTGATAAG GGTGAAAAGCGTGATCCAGAGAGATTACGCCTGGAAAGGGAAGAGCTCGAGAGAAGGCAAAGAGAAG AAAAGGCGAGGCTGCAAGCAGAAGCCAAGGCAGCAGAAGATGCACGGAGGAAAGCAGAAGCTGAAGCTGCTGCTGAAGCCAAAAGGAAGAGGGAATTGGAGAGGGAGGCTGCACGTTTGGCTTTGCAAAAG ATGGAGAAAACGGTAGATATCAATGAAAACTGTCAGTTTATGGAAGATCTCAAGTTGCTCAGTTCTGATCCTGCCGATGAGTTATCAAGTTTAATTGGGAATGCAAGCCCTGTTGACTCTCCAGATGGGGGCCTGGGTAGCTTCAGATTCCGTGGTAATAGTAACCCATTGGAGCAACTCGGATTATACCgaaaagatgatgatgaggacgaagaAGAAGTTGAGGCCCCTCATAGTGGACCAATTCATGCACCAAATGACGTCGAGGAAGGAGAAATTGACTGA
- the LOC141602282 gene encoding transcription factor GTE10-like isoform X1, whose product MVKPPMIGRKEVKNLTERSLGVGMMGKSRKFGMGNPGKLMPNFCHAIETVAESEGFGSSGRVDTEMTLSEDSCSPKRKCISLNGDSRDRFGVPVQVLSLSKMSRIERRELEVRLKKELEEVRVLQKRVMSLVMSSVVVSPASDIRSCSDGQRRPPLENTPRVPERVPHGKKRLSPGRNGPRLNKGYPGSIEPPRQAVQTNSFSPYLLKQCSDLLNQMYNHKLGWVFKEPVDVIKLNIPDYFTVIKHPMDFSTIKAKLSGGEYASPVGFAADVRLTFSNAMTYNPPKNDVHIMAQAMSKYFEQRWKTIEKKMEVNKGLPQLNPRVDVPPMQNKAAIDHTPPSKKKKVAPASYVGKVEPGKLEPVKRTMTNEEKHKLSMELEALLADLPERIIDFLKENSSGAGEAGEDEIEIDIDALSDDVLFKLRKLLDDFLMEKKQQQQQQQQQQQQIRAEPCEMELRDESGFSNSSIQPDKGNDAVDEDIDIGGNDHPVSSFPPVEIEKDTAQKDDRGNHRSPSSSGSGSSSSDSDSSSSESEGEKALPPRDKLQGPLDSKPNVDQHCNVPQELARDHSGNSLGQVEKTSHTKPPSVEVELNKEGGESAASERQVSPDKLYRAALLRSRFADTILKAQEKTLDKGEKRDPERLRLEREELERRQREEKARLQAEAKAAEDARRKAEAEAAAEAKRKRELEREAARLALQKMEKTVDINENCQFMEDLKLLSSDPADELSSLIGNASPVDSPDGGLGSFRFRGNSNPLEQLGLYRKDDDEDEEEVEAPHSGPIHAPNDVEEGEID is encoded by the exons AT GGTTAAGCCGCCTATGATTGGGCGGAAAGAAGTGAAGAATTTGACGGAGAGGAGTTTGGGCGTTGGGATGATGGGGAAATCTAGGAAGTTTGGGATGGGGAATCCTGGGAAATTGATGCCGAATTTTTGTCATGCGATTGAAACGGTGGCGGAGTCCGAAGGGTTTGGGAGTTCGGGGAGAGTGGATACGGAGATGACGCTTTCGGAGGATTCTTGTTCTCCTAAGAGGAAATGTATTAGTTTGAATGGGGATAGTCGGGATCGGTTTGGGGTTCCGGTTCAAGTGTTGTCGCTTTCAAAGATGTCGAGGATTGAGAGGAGAGAGTTGGAGGTTAGGCTAAAGAAGGAGCTTGAAGAAGTCCGGGTTTTGCAGAAGAGAGTTATGTCGCTTGTTATGAGTTCTGTTGTGGTGTCGCCTGCTAGTGATATTCGAAGCTGTAGTGATGGACAGAGGAGGCCCCCGTTAGAGAATACTCCCAGGGTGCCTGAGCGGGTTCCGCACGGGAAAAAGCGGCTTTCTCCTGGACGTAATGGGCCtcgtttgaataaggggtacccaGGGTCGATAGAGCCTCCGAGGCAAGCTGTTCAGACAAACTCCTTTAGTCCGTACTTGTTGAAGCAATGTTCTGATCTTTTGAATCAAATGTACAACCATAAGCTTGGTTGGGTCTTCAAAGAGCCTGTTGATGTTATCAAGTTAAACATTCCTGATTACTTCACTGTAATTAAGCATCCTATGGATTTTTCCACCATCAAGGCCAAGCTATCAGGTGGTGAATATGCGAGCCCAGTAGGTTTTGCTGCCGATGTTAGACTTACGTTCTCCAATGCGATGACTTACAACCCACCGAAAAACGATGTTCATATCATGGCTCAAGCAATGAGTAAATATTTTGAGCAAAGATGGAAAACAATTGAGAAAAAAATGGAGGTGAATAAAGGTTTACCGCAGTTGAATCCTAGGGTGGATGTCCCACCGATGCagaataaagcggcgatagatcACACCCCACCttcaaagaaaaaaaaggttGCACCTGCTAGCTATGTGGGGAAGGTTGAGCCTGGGAAGTTGGAGCCTGTAAAGAGGACTATGACTAACGAGGAGAAGCATAAATTGAGTATGGAATTAGAAGCGTTACTCGCTGATTTGCCCGAAAGGATAATTGATTTCTTGAAGGAAAATAGTTCTGGTGCTGGTGAAGCTGGCGAGGATGAGATTGAGATTGATATTGACGCCCTAAGTGATGATGTTCTCTTCAAGCTGAGGAAGCTGTTAGATGATTTCCTAATGGAGAaaaagcagcagcagcagcagcagcagcagcagcagcagcagattAGAGCAGAGCCATGTGAAATGGAG CTGCGGGATGAGTCGGGGTTTAGCAATTCGTCCATACAACCTGACAAAG GCAATGACGCAGTTGATGAGGATATTGACATAGGGGGTAACGACCATCCTGTTTCAAGCTTTCCCCCTGTAGAAATAGAGAAGGACACGGCCCAGAAAGATGATAGAGGAAATCATCGTAGCCCCTCCAGCAGTGGCTCCGGCTCATCGTCAAGTG aTTCGGATAGTTCAAGTAGTGAATCAGAAGGTGAAAAAGCTTTGCCACCGCGTGACAAGTTGCAG GGACCATTGGATTCTAAACCAAATGTGGACCAGCACTGTAATGTACCACAGGAGCTTGCCAGGGACC ATTCCGGGAACAGCTTAGGTCAAGTGGAAAAGACATCTCATACCAAGCCTCCATCAGTCGAGGTGGAGCTTAATAAAGAGG GAGGGGAGAGTGCTGCTTCTGAGAGGCAAGTCTCCCCAGACAAGCTGTACCGTGCTGCTTTGTTGAGAAGCCGATTTGCCGACACAATTCTTAAAGCGCAAGAAAAGACTCTTGATAAG GGTGAAAAGCGTGATCCAGAGAGATTACGCCTGGAAAGGGAAGAGCTCGAGAGAAGGCAAAGAGAAG AAAAGGCGAGGCTGCAAGCAGAAGCCAAGGCAGCAGAAGATGCACGGAGGAAAGCAGAAGCTGAAGCTGCTGCTGAAGCCAAAAGGAAGAGGGAATTGGAGAGGGAGGCTGCACGTTTGGCTTTGCAAAAG ATGGAGAAAACGGTAGATATCAATGAAAACTGTCAGTTTATGGAAGATCTCAAGTTGCTCAGTTCTGATCCTGCCGATGAGTTATCAAGTTTAATTGGGAATGCAAGCCCTGTTGACTCTCCAGATGGGGGCCTGGGTAGCTTCAGATTCCGTGGTAATAGTAACCCATTGGAGCAACTCGGATTATACCgaaaagatgatgatgaggacgaagaAGAAGTTGAGGCCCCTCATAGTGGACCAATTCATGCACCAAATGACGTCGAGGAAGGAGAAATTGACTGA